In a single window of the Stigmatopora nigra isolate UIUO_SnigA chromosome 7, RoL_Snig_1.1, whole genome shotgun sequence genome:
- the dcstamp gene encoding dendritic cell-specific transmembrane protein, producing the protein MTVIRGLIDMRILAVDVFTSCNREGFRRTTVLLFACVFPSLILSALLLLYLLYTLTCDSAVSTGIAALHGVVLTFALFLSHRLRCMLTLLVISLFTKKSRSLLLTAGTSVVILGNIRNTLENITDLVRSMICNLRAKQASIVAPFRNYVDMLKWLADVLQGVTDLKVVNLDSQLKISPKVDLKHFRERLNQAELMLNQSVKYAVTFINAVSSVKERVYPTMSLLMLMIFIALHIRHYCSDKMYKNNFISSKFTHFDKKQKEEGKQHVLPLTSEEEKLYPSLPSFRPTAREGKALVKFGIPIISHLVAWVIFITVDALFYYFVVIITTKLSELEPFHVPLLLSLKGVATLVGVQLGEENHKKDFSYSMTLFESQCLPKPKLLLNNTLVPLTTILLILLIMAPLAAKMVQMRLMVCEKFYCRAAEERIKYLHNKILRKRLKKRRDKENSNTFTSLITKPHFWCPLLFPDEDNFV; encoded by the exons ATGACGGTAATCAGAGGCCTGATTGACATGAGGATTTTGGCTGTGGATGTTTTTACCAGTTGTAACAGAGAGGGCTTCAGAAGAACCACAGTTCTCCTTTTCGCATGTGTTTTCCCAAGCCTGATACTCAGTGCCTTACTGCTCCTGTACCTGCTCTACACTTTGACTTGTGACTCCGCCGTGTCCACAGGGATTGCTGCCCTCCATGGGGTGGTGTTGACATTTGCCCTCTTTTTGTCACATAGATTACGATGCATGCTCACGCTATTGGTCATATCTCTTTTTACCAAGAAGAGCCGCAGTCTCCTGCTAACCGCTGGGACAAGTGTTGTTATCCTTGGGAATATCCGCAACACTTTGGAGAATATCACTGACTTGGTCAGGAGCATGATTTGTAACCTGAGAGCCAAGCAGGCGTCCATTGTTGCTCCCTTTAGAAACTACGTGGACATGTTGAAATGGCTGGCTGATGTATTGCAAGGGGTGACAGATCTCAAAGTGGTCAACCTGGATTCTCAGCTGAAGATTTCCCCCAAAGTGGACTTGAAACATTTTCGAGAGAGACTAAACCAAGCAGAATTAATGCTTAATCAAAGTGTCAAATATGCCGTGACCTTTATCAACGCGGTCTCCTCTGTGAAGGAACGTGTTTATCCTACCATGAGTTTACTCATGCTCATGATCTTTATAGCCTTGCACATACGTCATTACTGCAGTGATAAgatgtacaaaaataattttatcagCAGCAAATTCACACATTTTGACAAGAAGCAAAAAGAGGAAGGAAAGCAACACGTGCTTCCTCTCACATCAGAGGAAGAAAAGCTTTATCCTTCTCTTCCTTCCTTTCGTCCTACCGCCCGTGAAGGAAAAGCTCTCGTGAAGTTTGGCATCCCAATAATCTCCCATTTGGTTGCTTGGGTCATATTTATAACAGTGGATGCTTTATTCTATTATTTTGTTGTGATTATAACAACCAAGCTATCAGAATTGGAACCATTCCATGTTCCTCTGCTATTGAGCCTCAAA ggtgTTGCAACTTTAGTTGGTGTACAGTTGGGTGAGGAGAACCACAAGAAGGACTTTTCTTATTCTATGACGCTGTTTGAGAGTCAATGCTTGCCCAAACCTAAACTTCTCCTCAACAACACCCTCGTCCCACTGACTACTATCTTGCTGATCTTGCTCATTATGGCTCCACTTGCAGCCAAGATGGTCCAGATGAGGCTCATGGTTTGTGAAAAGTTCTACTGCAGAGCTGCAGAGGAGAGAATCAAATACCTGCATAATAAAATTCTCAGGAAGAGGTTAAAAAAGAGGAGGGACAAAGAAAACAGCAACACTTTTACTTCACTGATCACTAAG CCACACTTCTGGTGTCCATTGCTTTTCCCAGATGAGGACAACTTTGTGTGA